One segment of Alistipes finegoldii DSM 17242 DNA contains the following:
- a CDS encoding helix-turn-helix domain-containing protein — MKPKRTDEKLAQYVISRMKQLRRDHNYSQEYVIENTGLDIFHFESGSKFPTLISLTILCRFYGISLREFFGESDYPVE; from the coding sequence ATGAAACCAAAACGAACGGACGAAAAATTGGCTCAATATGTCATTTCGCGAATGAAACAGTTGCGCCGCGATCATAATTATTCCCAGGAATACGTTATAGAAAATACCGGTCTGGATATTTTCCATTTTGAAAGCGGATCAAAATTTCCTACCCTTATCTCACTGACAATACTCTGCCGCTTCTACGGCATCAGCCTCCGGGAATTCTTCGGCGAGAGCGACTACCCTGTCGAATA